Proteins found in one Desulfovibrio sp. genomic segment:
- a CDS encoding glycoside hydrolase family 99-like domain-containing protein — translation MVTQPIKPIAFYLPQFHPIPENDCWWGKGFTEWTNVRAARPQFTGHYQPHEPHPSIGWYDLRDRYFLRRQHAMAAQYGIYGFCYYYYWFNDHSLLETPLLRIRDDASITLPFCLCWANEAWTRAWYGQNKQVLLNNDYSESTMRGFMGSILPYLRHERYILAGNRPLLLVYRPEDIPNCSHWAEVWRDMAQQAGLAGLYMVGVEALTMGVPPQEYGFDATVRFAPDWSCVQRTQIAGNPQKCCDYPGTAAAMLHRPAVSYTRYTTVFPSWDNSPRYHANSIAFLNANPGAFRRVTEVAIEEVRRAQRPEPFLFINAWNEWGEGCHLEPDKKYGFAWLEAMQAALNTA, via the coding sequence GTGGTTACACAGCCAATCAAGCCTATCGCCTTTTACCTGCCGCAGTTCCACCCGATCCCCGAAAATGATTGCTGGTGGGGTAAAGGTTTTACAGAATGGACCAACGTGCGCGCAGCGCGGCCCCAATTTACTGGCCACTACCAGCCGCATGAGCCACACCCGTCAATAGGCTGGTACGACCTGCGCGACAGGTATTTTTTGCGCCGTCAGCATGCCATGGCCGCCCAATATGGTATTTATGGCTTCTGCTACTATTACTACTGGTTTAACGACCACTCTCTGCTTGAAACCCCGTTGCTGCGCATTCGCGATGATGCCAGTATTACTCTTCCTTTTTGCCTGTGCTGGGCAAACGAGGCATGGACGCGGGCATGGTACGGGCAAAACAAGCAGGTACTGCTGAACAATGACTATTCTGAATCTACCATGCGCGGCTTCATGGGCAGCATTTTGCCCTATCTGCGCCACGAGCGTTATATTCTGGCAGGCAATCGCCCACTGCTGCTTGTTTACCGCCCAGAGGACATTCCCAATTGTTCGCATTGGGCTGAGGTATGGCGCGACATGGCGCAGCAGGCGGGGCTTGCGGGACTGTACATGGTGGGGGTGGAAGCCCTGACAATGGGGGTACCGCCACAGGAATACGGCTTTGATGCCACAGTGCGCTTTGCGCCTGACTGGAGCTGCGTCCAGCGCACCCAAATTGCCGGGAACCCGCAAAAATGCTGCGACTACCCCGGCACTGCCGCCGCCATGCTGCACAGGCCCGCTGTAAGCTACACTCGCTACACAACGGTCTTTCCCTCATGGGACAACTCCCCCCGTTATCACGCTAATTCCATTGCCTTTCTCAATGCCAATCCCGGCGCTTTTCGCCGAGTGACGGAAGTAGCCATAGAGGAAGTACGCCGCGCCCAAAGGCCAGAACCTTTTTTGTTCATCAACGCCTGGAATGAGTGGGGCGAGGGCTGCCATCTTGAACCCGACAAAAAATATGGCTTTGCATGGCTCGAAGCCATGCAGGCCGCCCTGAACACTGCGTAA
- a CDS encoding chemotaxis response regulator CheY: MPYNPNMRVLVVDDFSTMRRIVRNILRQLGFQNVVEADDGTSAWEVLNREKIDFIVSDWNMPQMTGIDLLRKVRSSEQFANIPFLMVTAEAQQENIIEAVQAKVSNYIVKPFTADTMKQKIDKIFP; encoded by the coding sequence ATGCCTTACAATCCGAATATGCGTGTTCTTGTGGTTGACGATTTTTCCACCATGCGCCGTATTGTGCGCAACATTCTGCGCCAGCTTGGTTTTCAGAACGTGGTGGAAGCCGATGACGGCACCTCGGCATGGGAAGTTCTGAACCGTGAAAAGATCGACTTTATCGTTTCGGACTGGAACATGCCCCAGATGACAGGCATTGATCTGCTCCGCAAGGTTCGCTCAAGCGAACAGTTTGCCAACATCCCCTTTCTGATGGTTACTGCTGAAGCCCAGCAGGAAAACATCATTGAAGCGGTGCAGGCCAAGGTTTCCAACTACATCGTCAAGCCTTTCACCGCAGACACGATGAAGCAGAAAATCGACAAGATTTTCCCCTAG
- a CDS encoding flagellar biosynthesis protein FlhF, giving the protein MQVKTFTGATSQEILARIKAEMGPDAVILGNRTYRKNGAVCHEITAGIERPKTEAAQAAGAPAGWGEWHKEWMHLKDQIFALMKPAIQLERLTPRQRVALEYLQREGVSDSVAVDLYQRLLAEPGASVLECLCGMVPVKAWGAEQWRQRIHLMAGPFGFGKATTALRFALHLRKHEPEARIAFINADCLRGNGRLILRHWAELSNFTYMEAPDKAAMELALAATREARAVFIDVPGLDRNGNLAHWRADMGLDTVEAATHLTLSPFFDALQTQAFLQRYKFEGPGSLVWTKLDEAVSFGNIVNVACAAGLPVSALSFGAELKESLAPATEPLVWRLIFKRQLPGQAA; this is encoded by the coding sequence ATGCAGGTAAAGACGTTCACAGGGGCCACATCACAGGAAATTCTGGCCAGAATCAAGGCCGAGATGGGGCCTGACGCCGTTATCCTGGGCAACCGCACCTATCGCAAGAATGGTGCAGTCTGCCATGAAATAACTGCCGGGATCGAGCGCCCCAAGACCGAAGCAGCGCAAGCCGCAGGCGCGCCTGCTGGCTGGGGTGAATGGCACAAGGAATGGATGCATCTCAAGGATCAGATTTTTGCCTTGATGAAGCCGGCCATTCAGCTTGAACGCCTCACGCCCCGCCAGCGTGTTGCTCTGGAATATTTGCAACGCGAAGGTGTTTCTGACTCTGTGGCGGTTGACCTTTATCAGCGTTTGCTGGCGGAACCCGGAGCCTCAGTGCTTGAATGCCTCTGCGGCATGGTGCCGGTCAAGGCCTGGGGCGCGGAGCAGTGGCGACAGCGCATTCACCTGATGGCCGGGCCTTTCGGTTTTGGCAAAGCCACAACAGCCCTGCGCTTTGCACTGCATTTGCGCAAACACGAACCAGAAGCGCGCATTGCCTTTATCAACGCCGACTGCCTGCGCGGCAACGGCAGGCTGATTTTGCGCCACTGGGCGGAACTTTCCAATTTTACGTATATGGAAGCGCCCGACAAGGCCGCCATGGAGCTTGCCCTGGCCGCCACTCGCGAGGCCCGCGCCGTATTCATTGATGTTCCCGGCCTTGACCGCAACGGCAATCTTGCCCACTGGCGGGCCGACATGGGCCTGGACACAGTGGAAGCCGCCACGCACCTTACGCTTTCGCCATTTTTTGACGCACTGCAAACACAGGCGTTTTTGCAAAGATACAAATTTGAAGGGCCTGGCTCCCTTGTATGGACCAAGCTGGACGAAGCCGTGAGCTTCGGCAATATTGTGAATGTGGCCTGCGCTGCCGGATTGCCGGTTTCAGCACTGTCTTTCGGCGCGGAACTCAAGGAAAGCCTTGCCCCGGCCACCGAGCCGCTGGTCTGGCGTCTTATTTTCAAAAGGCAACTTCCCGGCCAGGCCGCCTAG
- a CDS encoding MinD/ParA family protein, with the protein MSGTFPLVFSVTSGKGGVGKTNISVNLAICLAQLGKQVVLIDADLGLANVDVVLGLTPQKNIFHLFHEGATISDILFPTPYGFSILPASSGMSEMLTLSTGQKLELLEAVDEMEDGLDYLIVDTGAGISDNVLYFNMAAQERLVVLTPEPTSLTDAYALIKVLKNNHGVERFKVCVNMAPDLKTAKDMFVRLHQACDHFLSGVSLELVGVIPRDTGVRKAVVQQLPYCISEPQSPAAKATMSLAKNISAWEAPENLDGNIKFFWKKLLFR; encoded by the coding sequence ATGAGCGGCACTTTCCCTCTGGTTTTTTCCGTCACCTCAGGCAAGGGCGGCGTAGGCAAGACCAATATCTCGGTCAATCTCGCCATTTGCCTTGCGCAGCTGGGCAAGCAGGTGGTGCTTATTGACGCCGACCTCGGCTTGGCCAACGTAGACGTGGTGCTTGGTCTGACCCCGCAGAAGAATATTTTTCATCTGTTCCACGAAGGGGCCACCATTTCGGACATCCTCTTTCCCACGCCTTACGGCTTTTCCATCTTGCCCGCTTCGTCCGGCATGAGCGAAATGCTCACGCTTTCCACCGGCCAGAAGCTTGAGCTGCTTGAAGCCGTTGATGAAATGGAAGACGGGCTTGACTACCTCATCGTGGATACGGGTGCGGGCATCAGCGACAACGTGCTCTATTTCAACATGGCCGCGCAGGAACGCCTGGTAGTGCTTACACCGGAACCGACCTCGCTCACTGACGCCTATGCCCTTATCAAGGTGCTGAAAAACAATCACGGCGTTGAACGCTTCAAGGTCTGCGTCAACATGGCCCCGGATCTCAAGACGGCCAAGGACATGTTTGTACGCCTGCATCAGGCCTGCGATCATTTTCTCAGCGGCGTCTCCCTGGAACTCGTGGGCGTTATCCCGCGCGATACGGGCGTGCGCAAGGCCGTGGTGCAGCAGTTGCCCTATTGCATAAGCGAACCACAAAGCCCGGCGGCAAAGGCCACCATGTCGCTGGCCAAGAATATCAGCGCATGGGAAGCCCCCGAAAACCTTGACGGCAACATCAAGTTTTTCTGGAAAAAACTGCTGTTCCGCTAG
- the flhA gene encoding flagellar biosynthesis protein FlhA, translating to MAAAVIPQLDYARFSKNGEIFLAAGVVIILFVMLVPLPTFFLDFMLCVSISISLLVLITTMFMTSPLEFTIFPSLLLVTTLLRLALNVASTRLILLNGNMGANAAGEVIRAFGQFVVGGSYVVGAVIFMILFILNKTVITAGTTRIAEVAARFTLDAMPGKQMAIEADLNAGLLDEEQANARRAGLRKEADFYGAMDGACKFVSGDVNAGMFITMVNLVGGIIIGMVQKDMDWNTALTTYSLLTIGDGLVSTIPSIIVSTGTGLLVSRAASEAKMGEEFLAQLTFNSRALKMVSAVLLLFALVPGLPTIPFLCISILIFVVSRLTENKDQEAADKAKADKKKKSGSGTADTPEEVQALLPLDTLELEVGYGLIPLVDEEQSGNLLARIRSIRRQFALDMGVVIPSLHLRDNLQLKPGQYALLIKGNQVASAEILVDHFLAMDPGNVTTKISGIETREPAFNLPALWIPDSQREEAMLAGYTVVDPATVIATHLTEVFKRQLADFLDRQGVQGLLDTVAKHSPKAVEDLVPNVLPLGVVQKVLQLLVRESVSIRDMLTIVETLGDFGSNVKNPETLAEYVREKLSRAIVRPYLDSQGTLSVLTLAPNAERLVQEGIRHADNGVTFLSMNPAVAQRLVNNISTAADNAVNTDAQPVLLVTPLIRPHLAQIVTRFLPTVPVISQAEIPPDIRLQSVGMVSAE from the coding sequence ATGGCTGCCGCAGTAATCCCCCAGCTTGACTACGCTCGATTTTCAAAAAACGGCGAAATATTTCTTGCAGCCGGTGTGGTCATCATCCTGTTTGTCATGCTGGTGCCCCTGCCCACATTTTTTCTCGATTTCATGCTCTGCGTCAGCATTTCAATTTCGCTGCTGGTGCTTATAACCACCATGTTCATGACCTCGCCGCTGGAATTTACCATTTTTCCATCGCTGCTGCTGGTCACGACCCTTCTGCGGCTGGCGCTTAACGTGGCGTCCACGCGTCTTATTCTGCTCAACGGCAACATGGGGGCTAACGCCGCAGGCGAAGTCATCCGCGCATTCGGCCAGTTTGTTGTGGGCGGCAGTTACGTTGTGGGCGCAGTCATCTTCATGATCCTGTTCATCCTGAACAAGACCGTTATCACCGCTGGTACCACGCGTATTGCAGAAGTTGCAGCCCGCTTCACCTTGGACGCCATGCCCGGCAAACAAATGGCCATTGAAGCCGACCTCAACGCCGGGCTGCTGGACGAGGAGCAGGCCAATGCCCGCCGCGCGGGACTGCGCAAGGAAGCAGACTTTTACGGCGCCATGGACGGTGCCTGCAAATTTGTTTCGGGCGACGTGAACGCAGGCATGTTCATCACCATGGTGAACCTTGTGGGCGGCATCATCATTGGCATGGTCCAGAAGGATATGGACTGGAACACAGCCCTTACCACCTATTCTCTGCTGACCATCGGTGACGGTCTGGTTTCGACCATACCTTCCATCATTGTTTCCACCGGCACTGGTCTGCTGGTTTCGCGCGCCGCTTCCGAAGCCAAGATGGGCGAGGAATTTCTGGCCCAGCTTACCTTCAACAGCCGTGCGCTCAAGATGGTCTCGGCCGTGTTGCTGCTGTTTGCGCTGGTCCCCGGCCTGCCGACCATTCCCTTCCTCTGCATATCCATCCTTATCTTTGTGGTGAGCCGCCTGACGGAAAACAAGGATCAGGAGGCCGCCGACAAGGCCAAGGCAGACAAGAAAAAGAAAAGCGGTTCCGGCACCGCAGACACGCCGGAAGAAGTACAGGCCCTGCTGCCGCTCGATACTCTTGAGCTTGAAGTGGGCTACGGCCTCATCCCTCTGGTGGACGAAGAACAGAGCGGCAACCTGCTGGCCCGCATCCGCTCCATACGTCGGCAGTTCGCTCTGGACATGGGCGTGGTCATTCCCTCGCTGCACCTGCGCGATAATCTTCAGCTCAAGCCCGGTCAGTATGCCCTGCTTATCAAGGGTAATCAGGTGGCTTCGGCAGAAATTCTGGTTGACCACTTTCTGGCCATGGATCCCGGCAACGTGACCACCAAGATCAGCGGTATTGAAACGCGCGAGCCTGCCTTTAACCTGCCTGCCCTGTGGATTCCCGACAGTCAGCGCGAGGAAGCCATGCTTGCTGGCTACACGGTGGTTGACCCGGCAACGGTTATCGCCACGCATCTGACGGAAGTGTTCAAGCGTCAGCTGGCCGACTTTCTTGACCGCCAGGGTGTGCAGGGCTTGCTGGACACGGTCGCCAAGCATTCGCCCAAGGCAGTGGAAGACCTGGTACCCAACGTGCTGCCCCTTGGCGTGGTGCAGAAAGTGCTGCAACTGCTGGTGCGCGAAAGCGTCAGCATACGCGACATGCTCACCATTGTGGAAACTCTGGGCGACTTTGGCTCAAACGTCAAAAATCCCGAAACGCTGGCAGAATATGTGCGCGAAAAACTCTCCCGCGCCATTGTGCGTCCCTATCTGGACAGCCAGGGAACGCTTTCCGTGCTGACCCTTGCGCCCAATGCCGAACGCCTGGTGCAGGAAGGCATTCGCCATGCCGATAACGGCGTGACCTTCCTCTCCATGAATCCGGCTGTGGCCCAGCGGCTGGTGAACAACATCAGCACGGCTGCCGACAATGCGGTGAATACCGATGCCCAGCCCGTGCTGCTGGTGACGCCGCTCATCCGCCCGCATCTGGCCCAGATTGTCACGCGCTTTCTGCCCACGGTGCCGGTCATCTCGCAGGCGGAGATTCCGCCCGACATCCGGCTGCAGTCGGTGGGCATGGTAAGCGCCGAATAA
- a CDS encoding FliA/WhiG family RNA polymerase sigma factor, giving the protein MKTGTAQAQTPCPWEALETGATPWESFSPAEQESVVRHYAPKIRFLALRLKAKLPRSIELGELISSGTLGLMEALGKFRPQLGIRFETYAESRIKGAMLDELRRLDWFPRSLRQRVRVLDEAMRKVEHEQGRQATEDELQKITGLDMRDVRQGLEALQNQLWISLDAIQDTLSGEGPEGGEPFRSTALQELVERVAPLIDRLTPREKLVLSLYYTDELNMRETAEVMGITEGRVSQLHSQALSRLRREFHNLYGEGTEI; this is encoded by the coding sequence ATGAAGACCGGCACAGCGCAAGCGCAAACTCCCTGCCCCTGGGAAGCGCTCGAAACCGGGGCAACCCCTTGGGAGAGCTTTTCACCGGCAGAGCAGGAATCTGTGGTGCGTCACTATGCGCCCAAGATACGCTTTCTCGCTTTGCGGCTCAAAGCCAAGTTGCCACGCAGCATAGAACTTGGGGAGCTGATCAGCTCCGGCACCCTTGGCCTCATGGAAGCCTTGGGCAAGTTCAGGCCGCAGCTCGGCATTCGCTTTGAGACCTATGCCGAAAGCCGCATCAAGGGAGCCATGCTCGATGAATTGCGTCGGCTTGACTGGTTTCCCCGGTCGTTGCGTCAGCGTGTACGGGTGCTTGATGAAGCCATGCGCAAGGTTGAACACGAGCAAGGTCGGCAGGCCACCGAGGACGAACTGCAAAAAATCACCGGCCTCGACATGCGCGATGTGCGGCAGGGTCTTGAAGCCCTGCAAAACCAGCTCTGGATTTCACTGGACGCCATTCAGGACACGCTCTCGGGCGAAGGCCCCGAAGGCGGAGAACCCTTCCGCAGCACCGCCCTGCAAGAGCTTGTGGAGCGCGTTGCGCCGCTGATCGACCGCTTGACGCCAAGAGAAAAGTTGGTACTCTCGCTGTATTATACTGATGAGTTGAATATGCGTGAAACTGCCGAAGTCATGGGCATCACAGAAGGCAGGGTTTCACAATTGCATTCACAGGCCCTGAGCCGCCTTCGCAGGGAATTTCATAATCTCTACGGCGAAGGCACTGAAATATAA
- the flhB gene encoding flagellar biosynthesis protein FlhB, with translation MFGSQQDPSRTEEATPKRVSKQREEGNVPKAQELGKAVSLLGGMCILYAWIGPMADNIKRLFRHFLSHSWEFDPNPENVYSLSIDVTLEIARMIMPIMLTLGFLAFLAQRLQVGKLWTTKVMRPKLQRFNIVQGLKQMLASPQTALRTIKSLLFSLVLGIIPGWIIFKEHQNFLPMYYASTEGVATYMLQMAFKLTSYALLPIIAIAIFDVWQSRFAYNEGMKMTKSEVKDEQKQAEGDPVVKGQQRKKMMEMMSKRMLADVPKADVVVTNPTHIAVALCYDTSKAPAPVVLAKGADKLAEKIKEVARENRIPIRENVPLARALYKSTEVGDMIPEALYKAVAAVLASIWKIKPKVVTH, from the coding sequence ATGTTCGGTTCACAGCAAGATCCAAGCAGAACAGAAGAAGCCACTCCAAAACGCGTCAGCAAACAGCGTGAGGAGGGCAATGTTCCCAAAGCGCAGGAGCTTGGCAAGGCCGTGAGCCTGCTGGGGGGCATGTGTATTCTTTATGCCTGGATCGGCCCCATGGCCGACAACATCAAACGCCTTTTCCGCCACTTTCTCAGCCACTCGTGGGAGTTCGATCCCAATCCCGAAAACGTATACAGCCTCAGCATTGACGTCACGCTTGAAATTGCCCGCATGATCATGCCAATCATGCTGACTCTGGGCTTTCTGGCCTTTCTGGCGCAGCGCCTGCAGGTGGGCAAACTCTGGACAACCAAGGTGATGCGCCCCAAGTTGCAGCGCTTTAACATAGTTCAGGGCCTCAAGCAGATGCTGGCATCGCCGCAAACAGCCCTGCGCACCATCAAGAGCCTGCTGTTTTCTCTTGTTCTCGGCATCATCCCCGGCTGGATCATCTTCAAGGAACATCAAAATTTTCTGCCCATGTACTACGCCAGCACCGAGGGCGTGGCGACCTACATGCTGCAAATGGCCTTCAAACTGACCAGCTATGCGCTTTTGCCCATCATTGCCATCGCCATTTTTGACGTATGGCAATCGCGCTTTGCCTACAACGAAGGCATGAAGATGACCAAGTCAGAAGTGAAGGACGAGCAGAAGCAGGCCGAAGGCGACCCCGTGGTCAAGGGACAACAGCGCAAAAAAATGATGGAAATGATGAGCAAGCGCATGCTGGCCGATGTGCCCAAGGCCGATGTGGTGGTCACAAACCCCACGCACATAGCCGTGGCACTGTGCTATGACACCTCAAAGGCTCCCGCGCCCGTAGTGCTTGCCAAGGGCGCAGACAAACTGGCCGAAAAAATCAAGGAAGTTGCCCGCGAAAACCGGATTCCCATTCGTGAAAACGTGCCTCTGGCACGAGCTTTGTATAAGTCCACAGAGGTGGGCGACATGATTCCTGAAGCGCTTTACAAAGCAGTGGCTGCCGTGCTGGCCAGCATCTGGAAGATCAAGCCCAAAGTGGTAACACACTAA
- a CDS encoding flagellar basal body-associated FliL family protein, with protein MAEKQDLKDAPVKDELQVAVSQDSSLRKVELDLDDAPFLVEQAPPPPAKTEEAPLQVTEEGAEPPKKKKKLLIIAAAAGLLVLLVAGAAIWWFVLRTPPPPPSEPIKPEVIVVPSAKTPTAQPDSVKELAPFVIPRQTPTGARFLICKFSTVSQSPRVGMEIDHKLIPLRDALYYYLSSKSDEFLLNPANTATIKKDLSGVLNDYLTQGRIDDILFESYLNE; from the coding sequence GTGGCTGAAAAGCAGGATTTGAAAGACGCCCCCGTCAAGGATGAACTTCAGGTTGCGGTCAGCCAGGATTCAAGCCTGCGCAAGGTCGAACTTGATCTTGACGATGCTCCGTTCCTTGTGGAACAGGCACCTCCTCCCCCGGCCAAAACCGAGGAAGCCCCACTTCAGGTAACCGAAGAAGGGGCCGAACCTCCCAAGAAGAAAAAAAAGCTGCTGATCATTGCCGCCGCTGCTGGCCTGCTGGTACTGCTAGTGGCAGGCGCTGCAATCTGGTGGTTTGTACTGCGCACTCCACCACCGCCGCCTTCGGAGCCAATCAAGCCAGAGGTCATCGTGGTGCCTTCTGCAAAAACGCCCACTGCCCAGCCTGACAGCGTCAAGGAACTGGCACCCTTTGTCATACCCCGGCAAACACCCACTGGCGCGCGCTTTTTGATCTGCAAATTTTCAACAGTCAGTCAAAGCCCCAGGGTGGGCATGGAGATTGACCACAAGCTCATTCCTCTGCGCGACGCCCTGTATTATTACCTGAGCAGCAAGTCGGACGAATTTTTGCTGAATCCGGCCAATACGGCCACCATAAAAAAAGACCTCAGCGGGGTGCTGAACGATTACCTGACGCAGGGACGCATTGATGACATTTTGTTTGAGAGTTATCTGAACGAATAG